The Rhodothermales bacterium genome contains the following window.
CGATCTGCCCCCACGACCGCTTGCCCCAGTCGGCCTCCCATTCCGGCAGATCCTGGCTTACTTCGATCAGATCGCCCACGGAAAGGGTGCCGGCGCTGGCGAGGGCCAGCGTGACGCCGTTGGCCGGCACGTTGGCTATCACGGCGATCGGGGCCTCCTGCCAGCCGATGAAGCGGATTTCGTGGCCCCCCGCCCCGTCGATGACGAGCCGGGTGAGATCCGGGCCGGCGCCGCGGAGGATGACGTTGTCCTCTTTTATATCCACCGCACTGAGCAACGTGTACGTGCCCGGGGGGAAATAGAAGATGGTAGGCGAGCCGGCGTTGTTCGCCACCTCCTGCAGGAGGGGCGCGGCGTCTGCCACGGCCGGCGTGATGCCGAGTGTGGTGACATCGACGGTGGTCCAGCCACCTGGATCGTCCCACACGATAGGGCTCCAGCCCTGGGCGGGAAAGCGGTCGGCCGGCAGTTCTCCGGTGGATTGCGCCACCCCCCGACAGCCGATCATCGACCAGATACCCAGAAACAGGCCGATAGCTATGGAGATACGACGGATGGGCGGGTGCTGACGCGCGGGGAGAAAGCCTACCTTCATCGATGTGTACGTTCGTGGGACAAGCAGGGGGCTTTTCCTTACGATCATCCGGCGTTTGACAAATCGTATGCCAGATAGAGGACCCCGCCAATTATCCTCCTTTCAGAGGGAAACGTCGAGTTAAGAAGATTCCGATAAACGCCGATACCCATTCTGGAGTCCATCGCGAGCTCCCACCGGTCCCCGACGCCTTGGTCACCCCACAACCTGACCGCGTCTTCCCCGCTCCACCGTCTTCAGGTACCCCCATGCGCCAGATCCGTCTTTGGATGGTCGTGTCGATGCTGTTTGTTTCAGCCGGCTGCAACGTCTTCGAACCGTTTTATTCCGAAGGAGCCAGCGACGACCCCGAGGTATTGCTGGACGACGCCCGCTACGCCCTCCAGAACGGAGATCCCGACAAGGCGGTGACGTTCCTCGAAAAAGCCTACGAAATAGACTCGACGAATACGGAAGTCCGCGTCGAACTCGCCTCGGCCCTGTTCCAGGCGAACGGCATCGACCTCCTGATGATGAAGGATCTGGCCGAGTTTATCACGGAACAGAGCGACGACACCGGCGCGTTCGCCGGCAAACATCCCGTCGACCCGCTCGTGTGCTCGTTTGTTGGATCGTCGGCGGATTACCAGGCGCTGCAGTTCGATACCGAACCCGCCTATCTCACCATCATCGAACATGGCGCGGTGATCGACCGCGTCGCGGCGCTCATCGAGGGCATCGCCGACACCGGGGAAGACTTGGGCGCCAACGCCCAGGCCAACCGGCAGATGACCCGCGCCATCGCCAACCTGTCGGTGGCGATAAAGCTGATCACCCGTGCGGCGGAGCAGGCCGGCGGGGGTATCTATCCCCTCAGAAATGGCATCGGATACTGCGCGCCGGACCAGCTGACGCTTCAGGCGCTTCAAGCCACCATCATCTGCGACGCCGTGCCCTATCTCAATCGCGCCGTCCAGGCCCTGGGCGCACGCCAGGCCATCCTGTCATCGGACGACACCGAGTTCGTTGAGCTGGTACAGGACGTCCGGGACGACCTCACGGCGTCCATCACCGCCACCTGCGGGATCGATGTACGCATCACCGGCTGAGGCCGGCGCCATTCGACCCCTTCTCACCATTCGCCAGACCGGTTTCCCCCATGCTCCGTCGTCCCCTCCTCGCCCTCTTCCTCCTGCTCGCGCTGACGGCCCCGGCCCGGGCCCAGTTCGTCCCTCAGCATAACCGCTCGTTCGTGGCCTCGCCCCAGGCCCTCGGCATGGGCGACGCCGTCGTCGCGCTGCCGATGCAGCAATCCTCGTTCTTCTACAATCCCGCCCACGTGGCGCACGCCCGGTTCCACCTGACTCTCGTTGGCGCCCGCATCGCGGTGAGTGACAACCTGTTCGACCAGGTGGCTTTTTTCCAGGACGAGCTCCGGCCGGCGCTGGATACAGGCATCGAAAACCTGCCCGCCGACGAACTGGAGACCCTGTATCGGGAGACCCTCGCCATTGGCCGGCAATCGACCTTTCTACAGACCGATCTGCTCGCGCCCTCGTTCGCGATGCACCTGGGGCCGATCGGCTTCGGCCTGGGCGCTTTCGGCAGCAGCCACATCCGCTACAGCCTGCCCGACGCCGGTGGCGGCCTGCCGCTGATCAACCTCGAAGGCATAGCCGATGCCATGGTAGTGGGGAGCGTCGGAATGGACCTGTCTTCGTTCGGCGCCAAGGGGTTTTCGGCCGGCCTCAACGGCAAGTATACCCGCCGCTATGTCACGTTCAAGAGCCGGCCGTTGGACGTCTTCTCAGAAAGCGAGGCCTTCGCCCTGCTATCGGGGAGCCGCGTCGGCGTAGACCTCGGCGTGCTTTACCAGCGGCCGGCGCCGGGGCCTCTGCCCGGCACGGTCAACATTGGCCTGACGATGTTCGACATCCTGGGCAGCGATTTCGCCTACGCCTACGACCGCACCCTCCAGGGTGTCGCGAACGCCGTTGAGGTCGCGAACGACGTGGCCCGGGCGGAGGAGGACTTCGCGATCGCGCCGTCCTTCCGGCTCGGCGTGGCGTACGCCCTTCCCAAGCTGCCGGGTGGGTTGCTCGACGAGGCCGGCGTGGCGCTCGATTATGTCGGGTATAGCGAAGCCGCCGTCGACCAGGCTTTTCTGGCGCACATCCGCCTCGGGGTGCAGGCGCGGGTCAAAATCCTCTCGGTCCGCGCCGGCCTCAACCAGGGCTATCCCACCGTCGGCGGCGGGCTTTCGCTCGGCGTGATCGATTTCGACTACGCCTATTACGGGGCCGAGGGCGGACGGTATCCTGGCCAGCTGGCTTCCTGGCACCACTCGGGCCAGATCCGAATCGGATTGTAGCTAGCGCGCGGAAATACCCTGAGGAATCTGGTATCGCGGTCGACTACGTCAGGTCGGCGGGCCCGTTGATCGAGCAGAACGTCCTCTCACGACCTCCCATCGGCGTACAGGTGCATGAGCCGTTTTGATCGTTGCGCGCCGGCTTGAACCAGGGTATCTCCGTCGGGCGCGGGCGTCGCGTTCGGATTCATCCGGGATGCTTGCGTGGGTTTCGTGCTTCAGCTCGTCGCGGCAGCGGTTTCCGCCTCGTCCTTTTTCTTCCGGTACATCTCGTTGTAGAGTACGCGGGATCGATTGACGACGGCGCGCGCCTTGTCCGGACCGAGGAAGTTATCGACGCGGACCTCCTTGTCCTCGAGCTTCTTGTAGTCCTGGAAGAAGCGCTTCAGTTCGCGTAGCGTGTGGTCCGGCAGCTCCCAGATATGGTAGAAGCCGTTAAAGGCCGGGTCGTCCACATGGATGCAGATGATCTTCTCATCGCTCTGCCCCTGATCCACCATCTCCATTAGCCCGATGGGACGCGCCCTGAGGATACTCAGCGGCGCCACCTGCTCCTGCATGAGCACCAGTACGTCGAGCGGGTCGTCGTCGTCGCCAAGGGTCTGGGGGATGAAGCCGTAGTTGGCCGGGTAGATCACCGATGAATACAAGACACGGTCGACCCGGATGAGGCCGGTCTGCTTGTCGAGTTCATATTTGATCTTGCTTCCTTTCGGAATTTCGATTACCGCCTGAAAAATCTCCGGGGCTTCGTCGCCGATGGGCACATCGTGCCACGCATGCGCTGTACGATACATGAGCGTTTGCTCTTAAGGCTTGCTACTCGTGATGGGCTGTTTGCTTTTAACTCCTCACGCCGGCCCCGTTCCACCGACAGTCAGGTATTGAACACTAAAATAAGATGCGTCGTCGGTCCAGACACGTTGCTGCGCGAAGCCGGCCTGGGCGGCGAGGCGCGCGAATTGCGCCGGCGTGTATTTGTAGGAGTTCTCTGTATGGATCGTCTCGCAGCGGTCGAAATCAACCTGGCGCCCCGAAATCGTCACCGACTGCGCCTCCTGGCTGACGAGGTGCATCTCGATCCGGCCTTCGTCCCGGTTGTACACCGCGCGGTGGTGGAAGCGGTCGGGGTCGAAATCCGCCCCGAGTTCGCAGTTGATTCGATAGAGCATATTTTTGTTAAACGCGGCCGTGACGCCCCGCGCATCGTCATAGGCGGCCTCCAGGACGTGGATGTCTTTCTGGAGATCGACCCCGATGAGCAGCCCTCCGCCGGGACCGCAGACCCTGGCGGCACGCTTCAGGAAGGCGACGGCGCCGGCCGGCTCGAAGTTGCCGATGGTCGAGCCCGGGAAATACACCACACGCCGGCGTGGCGGCGGCTGGATATCCGGCAGGGTGAACGGGCGGGTGTAATCCGCACTGACGGGTTCGATGCGCAGGTCCGCGTAGTCGTCCGCGAGGGCGGCCGCCACCTCCTGCAGGAAATCACCCGAGATATCGATCGGCACATAGCCGGCGGGTTCGACAAGGCGGTCGAGCAGAATACGCGTCTTGAGGCTGCTGCCGCTCCCGTATTCGATCAGCAGGCACCGGGGCCCGAGCAGGGCGACGATCTCGTCGATGTACCTCTGCATGATGGCCACCTCGGTGCGGGTGGGGTAATATTCCTTCAGCTCGCAGATCGCCTCGAACAGCTGCGAACCCGTTTCGTCGTAGAAGTACTTGGCCGGCAACGTCTTCTGAGGCCGTTCGAGACCTTCGAGGACGTCGGACAAAAACGCATCGCGCGCATCGTCCACGAGGGTGGAAGCGTCTGGATTCGATGGAAAGACGAGGTTGAATTTGGACATGTCTCCGGGGGTTTCCTGATTAGAGGATGGGGCCGTTACTGCGCGAGGCGAATGCCGCTGAACTGCCATCGGGCATCGGGCGAGAAGAAGTTGCGATACGTCGGCCGGGCGTGGGTATAGGACGTTGCGCATGAAGCGCCGCGCAAGACGAACTGGTTACACATGAACTTGCCATTATACTCCCCCAGCGCGCCGGCGGCAGGGGCATAACCGGGGTACGGGGAATACGCGCTGCGCGTCCATTGCCATACGTCGCCATACAGTTGACGGACAGGGCCTTCGCCGGCGCCGCTGTCGCGGACCGGTCGGTAGTAGCCTTCTTCGACAAACGGCCCCTCGATCGGCTGCCGGACGGCCGCGATCTCCCATTCCTGTTCGATAGGCAGCCGGGCGCCGGCCCATCGGGCAAAGGCGTCCGCCTCGTAATAACTGACGTGGGTCACCGGCTCATCGAGGTCGATCGGCCGCAGTCCGGAGAGGGTGAAGTGAAGCCAGACGCCATCCCGGCGTTCCCAGTACAGGGGCGCCTCCCAGCCGGCCTCGGCGCATGTCGCCCAACCGGCCGAGAGCCACAGTTCGGGCCGTCCGTAGCCGCTATCCTCCATAAAGGCAAGATATTCGCCGTTGGTCGTCAGACGTGTGGCGAGGGCAAACGGCTCCGCGAAGTGGCGATGCCGGGGGCCCTCGTTATCGTAGTGAAAGCCGGCGCCGGTGTGCCCGATCTCGTAGAGCCCCTCCTCAAATGGAGCCCACGTCAGTGCCTGATTGGCCGGCTCGGGCGAAGGGCGATACGGCAGGTATTCCGGATACAACGGATTGATCGAAAAGACGTGTTTGAGATCGGTCAGCATCAACTCCTGATGCTGTTGCTCGTGATGGAAGCCCACCTCGAGCAGCGGCCAGATCTCCTGGAGCAGCGCCGGGCCGGCGGACTCGATCAGGCGGACCGTGTGCTCGTCCACATGCGCCCGATACTGGTAGACCTCGTCCACCGTCGGGCGGGAGAGCAGGCCGCGCTGCATCCGGCAGTGCCGTTCGCCGGCCTGCACGTAGTAGGAATTAAACAGAAAGGCATACGCCGGGTTGAGCGGGACGTAGCCGGCAAGGTGGGGCCGGAGCACAAACGTCTCGAAAAACCAGCTCGTGTGGGCCAGATGCCATTTGGTGGGGCTGACGTCCGTCATAGACTGGACGACGTAGTCCTCGGGCACCAGCGGCCGGCAGAGAAACGCCGTGAAGCCGCGTACGGTGAGGAAGCGTTCGACGATCGATTCGGGCCGCTCGCCATCCACAAAGGGATAAACGAGCCGGGCCGACGGCGTATCGAATAGTGTATCTATGAGCAAGGCCATGGGCGATGGGGGTCTGAAGTAAGTGAACGAACGATAGATAGGATGTGTGTTTCGGGCTCGGGGTTCCGTCTTCCGTCAATTGTACCGTCTACCCGTTACTCCGAACGCGGAATCCCGACCATGGCATCGGGGGTGCATTCGCGCCGGCTGCAGGGAGGGACGAAGTTCAATCGGGTGGATGCCAGCGAAAGAAACATGAGGGTCAGAAAGGGTTTCAAGATAGCGACCAAAACGCCCCCACCCCGCTCGCATGCGCCTGCTCGAACCTGCTATCAAGACCGTCTGGACGATCAAATTCGCCATCGTCTCGGCGTGTCTCTTCACCGTCGTGCTCGGATATGAGCTGTACGGTTATATCGGGGGATCGAGCGGCCTACCGCTGCCCACCGGCGCCCTCTCGGCCGCCGCGTTCGTGGCCGGCTTGCTGGTTACCCTGGCCATTCCGCGTCTGCGGTATCGGTACTGGCGATTCGACCTCCGCCCGGAGGAGTTGTATCTCGAGCGAGGCATCTTCAATCGCATCCGCACCGTCGTGCCGTTGCGTCGCATCCAGCACCTCGACGTGTCGCAGAACATCCTGGAGCGGGAGTTCGAGTTGAGCAAACTCATCGTCCACACCGCCGGCAGCCGGAGCAGCGACGTGGTGCTCCCCGGCTTACGCATGGAGGAGGCCGAGCGCCTGAGGGACGACGTCAAGCGCTACATCCTGGACGATGCGGTATGACGACCGATCCGGCGGACATGCGCGACACGCAGATGCTGCACCCGATGACGCTCGTACAGCGGTTTCTGGTCAGCCTGCCGGCCTTCGTAATCTTGTTGCTGCCCGTCATCCGCTCGGGCGGTTCGGCGGAGATCGTCCCGATACTCGCCGTCGTCTTGTACAGCGTGCTCGCGTTGCCGCTCATCTTCCTTCGCTACTTTCGGTTTCGGTACCAGATCACCGAGCGCGAGGTGCTGATCCACAGCGGGGTACTGACCCGGCAGCACCGCAGCATCCCGCTGGAGCGGATCCAGAATATTGAAATCGAGCAATCGCTACTGCCGCGACTGTTTGGGACGGCGAAGGTAAAGATCGAGACCGCCGGCAGTGCACAGACCGAAGGCGTGCTCGAATACGTATCGCTGGCCACGGCCCGAGACATCCGCGAGATCGTCCGCACCTACCAGCTCCAGCAATCGGAGCGCCTCGACACCTCCGCCGCATCGGGTACCGCAGCGGATCCGGCAACGGATACCCAGCCGGGTGCGGCGTCCAGGGCGGACACGCAGGCGGAGGCTACGCGCGAAGTGTTGCTGGACCTGCCCCTGTACCGCGTCC
Protein-coding sequences here:
- the egtB gene encoding ergothioneine biosynthesis protein EgtB, translating into MALLIDTLFDTPSARLVYPFVDGERPESIVERFLTVRGFTAFLCRPLVPEDYVVQSMTDVSPTKWHLAHTSWFFETFVLRPHLAGYVPLNPAYAFLFNSYYVQAGERHCRMQRGLLSRPTVDEVYQYRAHVDEHTVRLIESAGPALLQEIWPLLEVGFHHEQQHQELMLTDLKHVFSINPLYPEYLPYRPSPEPANQALTWAPFEEGLYEIGHTGAGFHYDNEGPRHRHFAEPFALATRLTTNGEYLAFMEDSGYGRPELWLSAGWATCAEAGWEAPLYWERRDGVWLHFTLSGLRPIDLDEPVTHVSYYEADAFARWAGARLPIEQEWEIAAVRQPIEGPFVEEGYYRPVRDSGAGEGPVRQLYGDVWQWTRSAYSPYPGYAPAAGALGEYNGKFMCNQFVLRGASCATSYTHARPTYRNFFSPDARWQFSGIRLAQ
- the egtD gene encoding L-histidine N(alpha)-methyltransferase, translated to MSKFNLVFPSNPDASTLVDDARDAFLSDVLEGLERPQKTLPAKYFYDETGSQLFEAICELKEYYPTRTEVAIMQRYIDEIVALLGPRCLLIEYGSGSSLKTRILLDRLVEPAGYVPIDISGDFLQEVAAALADDYADLRIEPVSADYTRPFTLPDIQPPPRRRVVYFPGSTIGNFEPAGAVAFLKRAARVCGPGGGLLIGVDLQKDIHVLEAAYDDARGVTAAFNKNMLYRINCELGADFDPDRFHHRAVYNRDEGRIEMHLVSQEAQSVTISGRQVDFDRCETIHTENSYKYTPAQFARLAAQAGFAQQRVWTDDASYFSVQYLTVGGTGPA
- a CDS encoding PH domain-containing protein, which translates into the protein MRLLEPAIKTVWTIKFAIVSACLFTVVLGYELYGYIGGSSGLPLPTGALSAAAFVAGLLVTLAIPRLRYRYWRFDLRPEELYLERGIFNRIRTVVPLRRIQHLDVSQNILEREFELSKLIVHTAGSRSSDVVLPGLRMEEAERLRDDVKRYILDDAV
- a CDS encoding tetratricopeptide repeat protein, which codes for MRQIRLWMVVSMLFVSAGCNVFEPFYSEGASDDPEVLLDDARYALQNGDPDKAVTFLEKAYEIDSTNTEVRVELASALFQANGIDLLMMKDLAEFITEQSDDTGAFAGKHPVDPLVCSFVGSSADYQALQFDTEPAYLTIIEHGAVIDRVAALIEGIADTGEDLGANAQANRQMTRAIANLSVAIKLITRAAEQAGGGIYPLRNGIGYCAPDQLTLQALQATIICDAVPYLNRAVQALGARQAILSSDDTEFVELVQDVRDDLTASITATCGIDVRITG
- a CDS encoding inorganic diphosphatase; translation: MYRTAHAWHDVPIGDEAPEIFQAVIEIPKGSKIKYELDKQTGLIRVDRVLYSSVIYPANYGFIPQTLGDDDDPLDVLVLMQEQVAPLSILRARPIGLMEMVDQGQSDEKIICIHVDDPAFNGFYHIWELPDHTLRELKRFFQDYKKLEDKEVRVDNFLGPDKARAVVNRSRVLYNEMYRKKKDEAETAAATS